One Salvia splendens isolate huo1 chromosome 12, SspV2, whole genome shotgun sequence genomic window carries:
- the LOC121756931 gene encoding ribonuclease H2 subunit B-like isoform X2, whose amino-acid sequence MAWWEGFDETRVLIAQDPSTTGKHQGSFLSLRHPRTGNKACYLCVDGVLQELHWFKQSYGSWFIGDYVCEDGRLYTATPIDPVFILLPVFEEARMKKGNEPGKFRQLDEIMYIQGFPGYQSLSSVAEKAMEVVCDLKEVGSSKFFRLNDMKVLKWLCYKVQQLKQTLRTLDKNYAARDEKDTLFDAVSIMREYLKDEPWINLLCNKLKLNVDDLTKAQDVAVLPHSTGNDLGSPAQETSVTGKNASRATRQQAKKAKVEKDSQNIKDMFSRATRKRG is encoded by the exons ATGGCTTGGTGGGAAGGCTTCGATGAAACTCGAGTTCTTATCGCGCAAG ATCCTTCTACGACTGGGAAGCATCAGGGTTCATTTTTATCACTTCGGCATCCCAGAACAG GAAATAAAGCGTGCTATCTCTGTGTTGATGGAGTTCTTCAAGAACTTCACTGGTTTAAGCAATCTTATGGATCTTGGTTCATTGGGGATTATGTTTGTGAAG ATGGCCGCTTGTATACTGCCACTCCCATTGATCCTGTTTTTATTCTTTTGCCCGTCTTTGAGGAAGCTCGAATGAAG AAAGGAAATGAACCGGGGAAGTTTAGGCAACTTGATGAGATTATGTATATTCAAGGGTTCCCTGGATATCAATCTCTGTCATCTGTTGCAGAGAAGGCTATGGAAGTTGTTTGTGATCTTAAAG AAGTTGGGTCGAGCAAGTTTTTCAGGCTCAATGACATGAAGGTATTGAAGTGGTTATGTTATAAG GTGCAACAACTGAAGCAAACACTACGGACATTGGATAAGAATTATGCTGCCCGAGACGAGAAAGATACAT TGTTTGATGCAGTGTCAATCATGCGGGAGTACTTGAAGGATGAGCCTTGGATAAATCTTCTTTGCAACAAACTCAA ATTAAATGTAGATGACTTGACAAAGGCACAAGATGTTGCAGTACTTCCACATTCCACAGGAAATGATCTCGGATCACCAGCACAG GAGACCAGCGTAACGGGGAAGAATGCATCACGGGCCACAAGGCAACAAGCTAAGAAGGCAAAAGTGGAGAAAGATTCACAAAACATTAAGGACATGTTCAGCAGGGCTACTAGAAAGAGAGGGTAA
- the LOC121759437 gene encoding eukaryotic translation initiation factor 5A-2-like: MSDEEHQFESKADAGASKTYPQQAGTIRKNGYIVIKGRPCKVVEVSTSKTGKHGHAKCHFVAIDIFTAKKLEDIVPSSHNCDVPHVNRTDYQLIDISEDGFVSLLTDNGNTKDDLRLPTDEPLLTQIKDGFAEGKDLVVSVMSAMGEEQICALKDIGPK, translated from the exons ATGTCTGACGAGGAGCATCAGTTCGAGTCCAAGGCCGATGCCGGAGCTTCCAAAACTTATCCCCAGCAGGCTGGGACTATCCGTAAGAACGGATACATTGTCATCAAAGGCCGTCCTTGCAAG GTTGTTGAAGTCTCGACCTCCAAAACTGGAAAGCACGGTCATGCCAAATGTCATTTTGTTGCTATTGATATTTTCACTGCAAAGAAGCTTGAAGATATTGTCCCATCTTCCCACAATTGTGAT GTTCCACACGTCAACCGTACTGACTACCAGCTCATTGACATTTCTGAGGATGGATTT GTGAGTTTGTTGACTGATAATGGCAACACTAAAGATGACCTCAGGCTTCCAACTGACGAGCCTCTGCTAACTCAG ATCAAGGATGGCTTTGCTGAGGGAAAAGATCTGGTTGTGAGTGTTATGTCAGCCATGGGAGAGGAGCAGATCTGTGCCCTTAAGGATATTGGTCCTAAGTAA
- the LOC121758062 gene encoding probable WRKY transcription factor 3, with product MAENELPPSSSKPPPSITLPPRTSFDTLFTAGSGASPGPMSLVSSFFAENDPDNDSRSFSQLLAGALPSPAERSGEFRFQQNRLADLGVTHLPGAFPLPPASLLNSTDFISSQGHSGLSHQLAQISGQAQMQFQYPSAPMLPLPSFQNMSPPLPDTMTISESSDFSQSANLSVDKPTDDGFNWRKYGQKPVKGSEFPRSYYKCTHPSCPVKKKVERSHDGQISEIIYKGQHNHPQRPIDTRTAYGTHRNSEFSAQSLSKPNEGSRQLTPEQVSGSSGSEEVVAVGIRVDDGHEGDPESKRRIVEVQNPEQTNSSHRTEPRIIIQTTSEVDLLDDGYRWRKYGQKVVKGNPHPRSYYKCTTADCNVRKHVERAASDPKDVITTYEGKHNHSVPAAKNSSHSNANAAATQFRPHNPVANRPVASRGVEYGNEQQSIITLLRFKEEEIT from the exons ATGGCTGAGAATGAGCTTCCACCGTCGTCGTCTAAACCTCCGCCGTCGATCACTCTCCCGCCGAGAACTTCCTTCGATACTCTCTTCACCGCCGGCTCGGGCGCCAGCCCCGGACCGATGAGCTTGGTATCCAGCTTCTTCGCCGAGAACGACCCCGACAATGACAGCCGCTCCTTCTCTCAGCTCCTCGCCGGCGCCTTACCGTCTCCGGCGGAAAGAAGCGGCGAGTTTAGGTTTCAGCAGAATAGGCTGGCCGATCTTGGCGTGACGCATCTGCCAGGGGCGTTCCCTCTTCCGCCGGCGAGCTTGCTCAATTCGACGGATTTCATTTCATCGCAG GGCCATTCTGGATTGTCGCATCAACTAGCCCAGATTAGTGGTCAAGCTCAGATGCAATTTCAGTACCCATCTGCTCCTATGCTACCTCTTCCTTCCTTTCAGAATATGTCTCCGCCTTTACCCGATACAATGACTATCTCAGAGTCATCTGATTTTTCTCAATCTGCTAACTTGTCTGTTGATAAGCCAACTGATGATGGGTTCAATTGGCGGAAATATGGGCAGAAGCCAGTTAAGGGAAGTGAATTCCCTAGAAGCTACTATAAATGCACTCATCCAAGCTGTCCAGTAAAGAAGAAAGTAGAACGCTCTCACGATGGTCAAATATCCGAAATCATATACAAAGGTCAGCACAACCATCCTCAACGCCCAATAGACACTAGAACCGCATATGGAACGCATAGAAACTCTGAATTCAGTGCTCAAAGCCTGAGCAAGCCCAATGAGGGGTCGAGACAACTTACTCCCGAACAAGTATCTGGATCAAGTGGCAGCGAGGAGGTGGTGGCTGTTGGAATTAGAGTTGATGATGGACATGAGGGTGACCCCGAATCAAAAAGAAG GATTGTTGAGGTCCAGAATCCCGAGCAAACAAATTCTTCCCATCGCACTGAGCCTAGGATCATTATTCAGACGACTAGTGAAGTTGACCTCTTAGATGACGGTTATAGGTGGCGAAAATATGGGCAGAAGGTTGTTAAAGGAAACCCTCACCCAAG AAGCTACTACAAGTGCACGACTGCTGACTGCAATGTCCGTAAGCATGTAGAAAGGGCTGCAAGTGACCCGAAAGATGTAATAACTACGTACGAAGGGAAGCATAACCACAGTGTACCAGCTGCTAAGAACAGCAGCCACAGCAATGCCAATGCTGCTGCTACACAGTTCAGACCTCACAACCCCGTAGCCAACAGACCAGTTGCTAGTAGAGGAGTCGAATATGGAAATGAGCAACAATCTATCATCACCCTTCTACGGTTCAAGGAAGAAGAGATAACTTAG
- the LOC121757544 gene encoding ankyrin repeat-containing protein At2g01680-like: protein MQLKETKEVKCLFIWQHLEGHVDVIRALLLYSPEAEELLDNSVQNILHIAAWTGRYNVFHYVLNNPKLSSLINMKNKSGDTPLHIATRNDHAKIASTLTWDQRVDIKAVNNNQKTALDVAYEKGIYNPSFTKRLTWAALKSASVPQNSDSYRIVNVNLDVYKERVNTLTMPGGYISSETGTDLGMATLWSDTVFHVFVLCDTIAMYTSILVVTALIWA from the exons ATGCAACTAAAAGAGACAAAAGAGGTGAAATGCCTATTCATTTGGCAGCACTTGGAAGGCCATGTTGACGTCATTCGCGCTTTGCTCCTATATTCCCCCGAAGCAGAGGAGCTGCTCGACAACTCTGTTCAAAATATTCTACACATTGCTGCTTGGACTGGACGATATAATGTGTTCCATTATGTTCTCAACAATCCAAAACTCAGCTCCCTCAtaaacatgaaaaataaatccgGAGACACGCCCCTGCATATTGCCACCAGGAATGATCATGCTAAGATAGCCAGTACCTTAACCTGGGACCAGCGGGTTGACATTAAGGCGGTTAACAACAATCAAAAGACAGCCCTTGATGTTGCTTATGAAAAAGGGATATATAATCCTTCTTTTACAAAG CGTTTGACTTGGGCTGCTCTGAAATCTGCATCTGTTCCTCAAAATTCAGATTCATATAGGATTGTGAACGTCAACTTGGATGTCTATAAGGAAAGAGTAAACACTCTCACCATGCCTGGTGGCTACATTAGCTCTGAAACTGGCACTGATTTGGGCATGGCAACATTGTGGAGTGACACGGTGTTCCACGTTTTTGTTTTATGCGACACTATAGCCATGTATACTTCAATCCTTGTTGTTACTGCTCTCATCTGGGCTTAA
- the LOC121756931 gene encoding ribonuclease H2 subunit B-like isoform X1 gives MAWWEGFDETRVLIAQDPSTTGKHQGSFLSLRHPRTGNKACYLCVDGVLQELHWFKQSYGSWFIGDYVCEDGRLYTATPIDPVFILLPVFEEARMKKGNEPGKFRQLDEIMYIQGFPGYQSLSSVAEKAMEVVCDLKVFLDKIKVRTLQSKKYLEVGSSKFFRLNDMKVLKWLCYKVQQLKQTLRTLDKNYAARDEKDTLFDAVSIMREYLKDEPWINLLCNKLKLNVDDLTKAQDVAVLPHSTGNDLGSPAQETSVTGKNASRATRQQAKKAKVEKDSQNIKDMFSRATRKRG, from the exons ATGGCTTGGTGGGAAGGCTTCGATGAAACTCGAGTTCTTATCGCGCAAG ATCCTTCTACGACTGGGAAGCATCAGGGTTCATTTTTATCACTTCGGCATCCCAGAACAG GAAATAAAGCGTGCTATCTCTGTGTTGATGGAGTTCTTCAAGAACTTCACTGGTTTAAGCAATCTTATGGATCTTGGTTCATTGGGGATTATGTTTGTGAAG ATGGCCGCTTGTATACTGCCACTCCCATTGATCCTGTTTTTATTCTTTTGCCCGTCTTTGAGGAAGCTCGAATGAAG AAAGGAAATGAACCGGGGAAGTTTAGGCAACTTGATGAGATTATGTATATTCAAGGGTTCCCTGGATATCAATCTCTGTCATCTGTTGCAGAGAAGGCTATGGAAGTTGTTTGTGATCTTAAAG TTTTTCTGGACAAGATCAAAGTCAGAACACTTCAATCAAAGAAGTATCTGG AAGTTGGGTCGAGCAAGTTTTTCAGGCTCAATGACATGAAGGTATTGAAGTGGTTATGTTATAAG GTGCAACAACTGAAGCAAACACTACGGACATTGGATAAGAATTATGCTGCCCGAGACGAGAAAGATACAT TGTTTGATGCAGTGTCAATCATGCGGGAGTACTTGAAGGATGAGCCTTGGATAAATCTTCTTTGCAACAAACTCAA ATTAAATGTAGATGACTTGACAAAGGCACAAGATGTTGCAGTACTTCCACATTCCACAGGAAATGATCTCGGATCACCAGCACAG GAGACCAGCGTAACGGGGAAGAATGCATCACGGGCCACAAGGCAACAAGCTAAGAAGGCAAAAGTGGAGAAAGATTCACAAAACATTAAGGACATGTTCAGCAGGGCTACTAGAAAGAGAGGGTAA